The proteins below come from a single Oenanthe melanoleuca isolate GR-GAL-2019-014 chromosome Z, OMel1.0, whole genome shotgun sequence genomic window:
- the HDHD2 gene encoding haloacid dehalogenase-like hydrolase domain-containing protein 2 — MSARRVLKAVLVDLNGTLHIEDSAVPGAQEALRRLRSAPVTVRFVTNTTKESKRDLLERLTGLGFDIAEHEIFTSLTAARNLLEQQQVRPLLLVDDKALPDFTGIGTDNPNAVVVGLAPEHFHYEMMNRAFRLILEGAPLIAIHKARYFKKKDGLCLGPGPFVTGLEYATDTKATVVGKPEKTFFLEALRGTGCAPEEAVMIGDDCRDDVGGAQQAGMRGILVRTGKYRPADEDKINPAPYLTCENFPEAVEHILKHML; from the exons ATGTCGGCGCGGCGGGTGCTGAAGGCCGTGCTGGTGGATCTCAATGGCACCCTCCACATCGAGGATTCGGCCGTGCCAGGTGCCCAGGAGGCTCTCAGAAG GCTGCGCAGTGCCCCGGTGACCGTGCGGTTTGTGACCAACACCACCAAGGAGAGCAagagggacctgctggagcGGCTGACGGGGCTGGGCTTCGACATCGCCGAGCACGAGATCTTCACCTCCCTGACAGCAGCCAGGaacctcctggagcagcagcaggtgcgGCCCCTGCTCCTGGTGGATGATAAGGCCCTGCCTGATTTCACAG GGATTGGCACAGATAACCCCAATGCAGTGGTGGTGGGACTGGCTCCTGAGCACTTCCACTACGAGATGATGAACAGAGCCTTTCG GTTGATTTTGGAGGGGGCTCCTCTCATAGCAATCCACAAAGCCAGGTATTTCAAGAAGAAGGATGGGCTGTGTCTGGGACCTGGACCTTTTGTGACAGGGCTGGAGTACGCAACGGACACCAAAGCCACCGTGGTGGGGAAGCCAGAGAAGACCTTCTTCCTGGAGGCTCTGCGGGGCACCGGCTGTGCCCCCGAGGAGGCTGTCATGATTGGAGAT gactgcagggatgatgtgggtGGTGCCCAGCAGGCAGGAATGCGTGGGATTTTGGTGAGGACGG GTAAATACCGTCCAGCAGATGAAGACAAAATCAACCCAGCTCCCTACTTAACCTGTGAGAATTTCCCAGAGGCAGTGGAACATATCCTGAAGCACATGCTGTGA
- the IER3IP1 gene encoding immediate early response 3-interacting protein 1, with the protein MAFTLYSLLQASLLIVNAVAVLHEERFLRHVGWGSDQGIGGFGEEPGIKAQLTNLIRSIRTVMRVPLIALNSITIILLLLFG; encoded by the exons ATGGCGTTCACGCTCTACTCGCTGCTGCAGGCCTCGCTCCTCATCGTCAATGCCGTGGCCGTGCTGCATGAGGAGCGTTTCCTCCGCCACG TTGGCTGGGGAAGCGATCAAGGGATTGGAGGATTTGGAGAGGAACCAGGAATTAAAGCACAGCTGACAAACCTCATTCGATCAATACGAACCGTTATGAGAG tgccaTTAATAGCCCTGAACTCGATCACAATCATTCTCCTCCTGTTGTTTGGCTGA